The genome window GGCACACGCCGAACGCTGCAGCTTGCCGCTGGACGTCTTCGGCAAGGCACCAGGGTTGAGCAACACCACCACGCTCGGGGCTTCTTGATAAGCCTCGGCCACCGCTTGGCGGATCGCCTTGATCAGCGCGTCGGGCGGCAGGATTTTCTGCACGCTGCGGCTGATTTCTGCGGCAATACCAATGCCTTCCAGGCCCTGGTCATTCACCGCAAAGGCAGCGACGCGGCCCTTGCGCACCACTTCCACTTCGCGCTCGATGGTTTGTTCGATGTCCTGAGGGTACAGGTTGTGCCCGCGCACGATCAGCAGGTCTTTCAGGCGGCCGGTGATGTACACCTCACCGTCACGCATAAAACCCAGGTCACCGGTGCGCAGCCAGGTGCGACCCGCGTGTCGCACGAATGTCTTGGCAGTGGCTTCGGGGTTGCGCCAGTAGCCGTGGGCGATGCTCGGCCCGCTGGCCCACAGCTCACCGACGGTGTTTTCGCCCAGTTCGGTGAGGGTGCCAGGGTCGGCGATCAGCACCGCGTGTTCCGGCTGGCTGGTGCCGCAGCTCATGATTGCACTGCCCTGCCCAGGCTCGGCACGGTTGGCGGCGAGGGCCCGCTCGTCCAGGCGCAAGGCCGGGATGCCCCGGCCACGGGAGCCACCAGCGACAAACAGGGTCGCCTCGGCCAGCCCGTAGGAGGCGAAGAAATTGTTCGAGGTGAAGCCGCAGGCGGCGAACTTCTCGGCGAAGCGCTCCAGGGTGTCGAGGCGGATCGGCTCGGAACCCGAATACGCTACCCGCCATGCGCTCAAGTCCAAGCGCTCCAGGGCGGACTCGCTGACCCGCTCACTGCACAGGCGATAGGCGAAATCCGGCCCGCCGCTGATGGTGCCGCCGTATTCGCTGATCGCCTCCAGCCAGCGCAACGGCCGAGCGAGGAAGTACGCCGGCGACATCAACACACACGGCACGCCGCTGAAAATGGGTTGCAACAAGCCGCCGATCAGACCCATGTCGTGGTACAGCGGCAACCAACTGACGATCACGTCATCCGGGTTGAGGTCGATGCCGAAGCCGCGACGGATCAGCACTTCGTTGGCGACCAGGTTGCCATGGCTGACCTGTACGCCCTTGGGCAGCGCAGTGGAGCCCGACGTGTATTGCAGGAAGGCGATGTGGTCGGCGTGCAGCTCGGGCTCGATCCAGCGATCGGCAATCAGGCTGTCCAAGGTGTCGACACTCAGCAGCGGCGGCGCGTTCTCGATCTGCGCCAGGCCATCGCCCAGGCTGGCGATGGTCAGCAGCAAGCGTGGCTCAGCGTCGGCGATGATCGACAGCAAGCGCTCCTGATGATGGCGGCGGGTGGACTCCGGCGGGTAAGCCGGCACGGCGATCACCCCGGCGTACAGGCAACCAAAAAACGCCGCCACGTAGTCCGGGCCGCTGGGGAACAACAGCACTGCACGATCCCCCAACGCCGCATTCGCCTGCAAGGCGGCGGCGATGGTGCGGGCGCGCTGATCCAGGTCGCGGTAACTGAGTACAACGCTGTGCTCGGCTGACTCGGCAAGAAAGCGCAGAGCCACCTGGTCCGGGGTTTGCGCGGCGCGGCGTTGAAGGGACTGGACCAATGTGCGGGGAAGTTCGAAGGCGTCCATCATGGGTTCCTGCCTGAAATCGGCTTACGGGAAAATCGGGAAAAAGAGTGCTTTCAGCGGGCGGCCAGCGGCCGCGTCGCGCCATTGCGCCAGCGGGCCAGGTGCCCGTCGGCGTAGCGCCGCAGGCAGCGCAGCACGGCGCTTTCGTGCTGCACGAGGAAGAAGTGGTGGCCGTCGAACATGTCGAGGGAAAAGCCGCTGGCGGTGTCTGCCTGCCAGTCGAGCAACTGGTCGGCGCGCACGCTGTCCTGCTTGCCGCCGAACACATGGATCGGCATGCCCAGCGGCGCGCGCTGGCCGTAGGTGAAGCTGCCGCACAGCAGGAAGTCGGCGCGCAGGATCGGCAACATCAACTGCATCAGCTCGGGGTTGGTCAGCGCTTCTTCGGCGGTGCCCTGCAATTCGCGCAGGCGGGCGATCAGTTGCGCATCCGACTTTTCGACGGCGTATTCGCTGACATCACGGCGGGCCGGGCCGGCGGTGCCGGAGGCAAACAACGCGAGCGGTGCGGGGCAGCCGCGTTCACGCAGGGCGTGCGCCAGCTCGAACGCCAACAGGCCGCCAAGGCTGTGGCCGAACAAGGCATACGGGGCATCCAGGTCCCGACTGATTTCTTCGGCCAGCTGTGCCGCCAGGGTTTTGATGTCGCGCTGCAACGGCTCGTCCATGCGCATGCCGCGCCCTGGCAATTCCAGCGGGCACACCTGCAACCATTCCGGCAGCGCCCGGCGCCAACGCGCATAGACCATAGCGCTGGCCCCCGAATACGGCAGGCAAAACAGGCGCAGTCGAGTCGAGACGCTCATCGTATGAGGGCTCCAGACTTAACGCGGTATGCACGATAGAAACCCATGTCGTCCTCCTGCGGGCGCTGATCCTTGGCCGTTTGCAAACGGACCTGTCACCCATGAGAACGGACGGAGCGGGCAAATAATTAGTCAGCCGGGAGCAGCGAGACTGGGTTCACAGCTTCGCAAAATCCGCAGGATTAGTTCGTCTTCTCATTTGACAATCATTATCATTAAGAATAATTTGTTGCCCGATGTGCAGGAGGCCTCAGCACGGATGCCCTCCCCTAACCTCTTTTGCGACAAGGTGATTTCCATGACGGAACAAGTATCCACAGGCAGGTGCGACTCACCCCTTCTGCAGGCATTCGTCGATAATCGACTGATTCTGGTGAAGATCGCCGCGCGCATCACCGGCTGCCGCTCGCGGGCCGAAGACGTGGTGCAAGACGCCTACTTCCGCCTGCAATCGGCGCCGACGATCACCTCATCGTTCAAGGCGCAATTGAGCTATCTGTTCCAGATCGTGCGGAACCTGGCAATTGACCACTACCGTAAGCAGGCTCTGGAGCTCAAATACTCGGGGACGGAAGAGGAAGGCTTGAATGTGGTGATTCACGGCGCTTCACCGGAAACCTCCCACATCAACTTCAACACCCTGGAAAACATCGCCAGCGCCCTCACGGAGCTGCCACAGCGCACCCGCTACGCATTCGAGATGTACCGGCTGCACGGCGTACCGCAAAAAGATATCGCCAAGGAACTGGGCGTATCGCCAACCCTGGTGAATTTCATGATTCGTGATGCCCTGGTGCATTGCCGCAAGGTGTCGGGCAACCACAGCGATACGTTTGCACGGCGGGTTTGAGCACAGTGCCATTGCACTGCTTGCTGTCTGGGCTGACTTCAGCGCACCGCGGTTACATCGATACGGTACGGTTCGAAGATTTTCAACATCTCGCCGCTATCGCGTAACCGCTTGAGCAACCCGGCAAACGCCTCGCCCGTAATCGGCGCCTTCGGCCGCACTAACGCATAGTGGTGATACACCTGGTCGATGCGCTCCGAGACCAGGAACTGCCCGGCCATGTCTGCATTGCGCACCATGAAATCACTCAAATACGAGCGTGTAACCAGTGCAATATCGGCCCGCCCGCGCGCAACCATCAGCAGGTTGCTGTCATGGGAATACGTCAACGTGGCGTTGAAGTGTTCGGCCATGTACTTGGGGTCGGGGTTGAAGTTGGCGAAGGCGTAGTGATAACCGCTGAACACCGCCAGACGCTTGCCGGCGAGGTCGGCGAAATAGCGTTGGTCGCGACCTGGCTGGCGCTCGGCGACGAAAATTTCCGCATCTTCCAGGCCCATGTCGACGCTGGT of Pseudomonas fluorescens contains these proteins:
- a CDS encoding thioesterase II family protein, which encodes MSVSTRLRLFCLPYSGASAMVYARWRRALPEWLQVCPLELPGRGMRMDEPLQRDIKTLAAQLAEEISRDLDAPYALFGHSLGGLLAFELAHALRERGCPAPLALFASGTAGPARRDVSEYAVEKSDAQLIARLRELQGTAEEALTNPELMQLMLPILRADFLLCGSFTYGQRAPLGMPIHVFGGKQDSVRADQLLDWQADTASGFSLDMFDGHHFFLVQHESAVLRCLRRYADGHLARWRNGATRPLAAR
- a CDS encoding RNA polymerase factor sigma-70 is translated as MTEQVSTGRCDSPLLQAFVDNRLILVKIAARITGCRSRAEDVVQDAYFRLQSAPTITSSFKAQLSYLFQIVRNLAIDHYRKQALELKYSGTEEEGLNVVIHGASPETSHINFNTLENIASALTELPQRTRYAFEMYRLHGVPQKDIAKELGVSPTLVNFMIRDALVHCRKVSGNHSDTFARRV
- a CDS encoding substrate-binding periplasmic protein — its product is MFLPWRLAAGLTLWALGTAWWVPASAGQLVRIGAAHFPPYTVRPEQGADTGLLPQLVEALNASQTDYQFVLVPTSIPRRFRDFEQGRVDMAIFENPSWGWQDIPHTSVDMGLEDAEIFVAERQPGRDQRYFADLAGKRLAVFSGYHYAFANFNPDPKYMAEHFNATLTYSHDSNLLMVARGRADIALVTRSYLSDFMVRNADMAGQFLVSERIDQVYHHYALVRPKAPITGEAFAGLLKRLRDSGEMLKIFEPYRIDVTAVR